One part of the Clostridium thermosuccinogenes genome encodes these proteins:
- a CDS encoding M42 family metallopeptidase, whose translation MFDLVRKLSDAFGVSGNEEEIRAVITEEIKDKVDDIYTDTLGNLIAVKKGTGRKIMLDAHMDEIGVMATFIDDNGFIRFSNLGWVYQYFALGQKVRFKNGTIGSVFYEEKLDDMKNLKLSRMYIDIGAKSREEAEKKVRIGDTACFVGDAVQTGDMIISKALDNRSGCAVLIKVIQNLPETDNELYFVFTVQEELGLRGARTAAYQIQPDIAIAIDVTDTGDTPECHPMAVKCGAGPTIKIKDSSLICHPEVKRLLEDAAKEIGIPYQYEVLESGGTDVGAIHTAVGGVPSGAVSIPCRYIHSPVETASLSDMENAVKLLVQAVK comes from the coding sequence ATGTTTGATTTAGTGAGAAAATTGTCCGACGCCTTCGGAGTATCGGGCAATGAGGAGGAAATAAGAGCGGTAATCACGGAGGAAATCAAGGATAAAGTCGATGACATATATACAGATACCTTAGGAAATCTGATTGCCGTAAAAAAGGGAACAGGCAGAAAGATAATGCTGGATGCCCATATGGATGAGATAGGGGTTATGGCAACCTTTATTGATGACAATGGTTTCATAAGGTTTTCCAATCTGGGATGGGTATATCAGTACTTCGCCCTGGGACAGAAGGTCAGATTCAAAAACGGAACAATAGGCTCCGTGTTCTATGAGGAAAAGCTGGATGATATGAAAAACCTCAAGCTTTCCCGAATGTATATCGATATTGGAGCAAAAAGCAGAGAAGAGGCTGAAAAAAAGGTAAGGATAGGAGATACCGCATGCTTTGTAGGTGATGCTGTTCAAACCGGAGACATGATCATATCCAAGGCTCTGGACAACAGAAGCGGATGTGCCGTCCTCATAAAGGTAATTCAGAATTTACCTGAGACTGACAATGAACTGTACTTTGTATTTACGGTCCAGGAAGAGTTGGGACTGAGAGGAGCTAGAACTGCGGCATACCAGATTCAGCCTGATATAGCTATAGCTATAGATGTTACAGATACGGGAGATACGCCGGAGTGCCATCCCATGGCTGTCAAATGCGGCGCCGGACCAACGATAAAAATAAAGGACAGCTCCCTCATCTGCCATCCTGAAGTTAAAAGGCTTCTGGAGGATGCTGCAAAGGAAATCGGCATACCTTATCAGTATGAAGTGCTGGAAAGCGGTGGAACGGATGTAGGAGCAATTCATACGGCAGTGGGAGGAGTCCCTTCCGGTGCTGTATCCATACCATGCAGATATATACACAGCCCTGTGGAGACGGCAAGCCTCAGCGATATGGAAAATGCAGTTAAGCTATTGGTTCAGGCGGTTAAATAG
- the iorA gene encoding indolepyruvate ferredoxin oxidoreductase subunit alpha: MKKMMLGNEAVARGAFEAGVTVATAYPGTPSTEITENLAKYDEVYSEWSPNEKVALETAIGASIAGARSICSMKHVGLNVAADPLFTLSYTGVNGGLVIMVADDPGMHSSQNEQDSRYYARSSKVPMLEPADSQECKDFVKTAFEISERYDCPVIVRLTTRIAHSRSLVEVEDRIEYKLKDYIKDYNKYVMMPGMARKRHEIVEKRMEELREFSDSTSLNRVEGTSKDIGVITSGIAYQYAKEVFGDNASFLKLGMVHPLPEKLIRDFASEVKTLYVIEELEPFIEDFVKSLGIKVIGKDLLPVTGELSARLIKERLLGEKLPKAPAIEENIPGRPPVMCPGCPHRGTYYVLKKLKLRVNGDIGCYTLGALPPTESMDTCVCMGASIGMAHGMEKARGRDFGKKTVAILGDSTFIHSGITGLIDVVYNKGNSTVIILDNSITGMTGHQDNPTTGFTIKGEPTRQVDLVKLAQAIGIDRVKVVDSFDLKELENVIREEVNADEPSVIISQRPCALLKNVKYEGTQHINDKCRYCKMCLSLGCPALVDRGDHVEIDEALCVGCKLCSKLCRFDAIEKAGDNNAKA; this comes from the coding sequence ATGAAAAAAATGATGCTTGGCAATGAAGCCGTTGCCAGAGGTGCATTTGAAGCTGGAGTTACCGTAGCGACTGCATATCCTGGAACACCAAGTACGGAAATTACAGAGAATCTGGCAAAGTATGATGAAGTATATTCCGAGTGGTCGCCAAATGAAAAAGTGGCGTTGGAGACAGCTATAGGAGCTTCGATAGCCGGTGCAAGATCCATATGCTCCATGAAGCATGTCGGTCTTAATGTAGCCGCGGATCCTTTGTTTACATTATCTTATACAGGTGTGAACGGAGGTCTGGTGATAATGGTTGCTGATGACCCCGGAATGCACAGCTCCCAGAATGAGCAGGACAGCAGGTACTATGCCAGATCGTCAAAAGTGCCTATGCTAGAGCCCGCCGACAGTCAGGAGTGCAAGGATTTCGTCAAGACAGCCTTTGAAATAAGCGAAAGGTACGACTGTCCCGTCATAGTCAGGCTGACGACCAGGATTGCCCATTCCCGTAGTCTGGTGGAGGTAGAAGACCGAATTGAATATAAGCTAAAGGATTACATAAAGGATTACAACAAATATGTGATGATGCCGGGAATGGCAAGAAAACGCCATGAGATAGTTGAAAAGAGGATGGAGGAGCTGAGGGAATTTTCCGACAGCACATCCCTGAACAGAGTGGAGGGAACAAGCAAGGATATAGGCGTCATCACCAGCGGCATAGCATATCAATATGCCAAAGAGGTTTTTGGGGATAATGCATCCTTTCTGAAGCTGGGAATGGTCCATCCCTTGCCGGAGAAGCTGATAAGGGATTTTGCCAGCGAGGTAAAAACTCTCTATGTTATAGAAGAGCTGGAACCTTTTATAGAAGACTTTGTAAAGAGCCTAGGCATCAAAGTGATAGGAAAAGATTTGCTTCCGGTTACAGGAGAGCTCAGTGCCCGCCTTATCAAGGAAAGATTGCTGGGAGAGAAATTGCCAAAAGCACCTGCCATAGAGGAGAATATACCCGGAAGGCCTCCGGTAATGTGTCCCGGTTGCCCTCACAGGGGGACTTACTATGTTCTGAAAAAGCTGAAGCTGAGGGTAAATGGGGATATAGGGTGCTATACGTTGGGAGCTCTTCCTCCGACGGAATCCATGGATACCTGTGTATGTATGGGTGCCAGCATAGGTATGGCCCATGGAATGGAAAAGGCGAGAGGCCGTGATTTCGGAAAGAAAACTGTGGCAATACTGGGAGACTCAACCTTTATCCATTCAGGGATAACCGGTTTGATCGATGTTGTTTATAATAAAGGAAATTCTACGGTCATCATTCTGGACAATTCCATCACAGGAATGACAGGGCATCAGGACAATCCCACTACAGGCTTTACCATTAAAGGTGAGCCTACCAGACAGGTTGACCTTGTCAAGCTAGCCCAAGCGATTGGAATTGACAGGGTAAAGGTGGTGGATTCCTTTGACCTCAAGGAATTGGAAAATGTGATCAGAGAAGAAGTAAATGCGGATGAGCCTTCAGTTATTATATCTCAAAGACCCTGTGCGCTTCTAAAGAATGTGAAATATGAAGGAACACAGCATATAAACGATAAGTGCAGATACTGCAAAATGTGTTTATCCCTTGGATGCCCCGCCCTTGTGGACAGAGGCGATCATGTGGAAATTGATGAGGCATTGTGCGTAGGATGTAAATTGTGCAGCAAGCTGTGCAGATTTGATGCGATTGAAAAGGCTGGTGATAATAATGCAAAAGCTTAA
- a CDS encoding sodium:solute symporter family transporter — MLKYAFLLLFVALMVGVGLYSKKKVTTVQDFFLGGRQMGPWISAFAYGTTYFSAVIFIGYAGKSGWSFGISATWIGIGNALLGSLLAWLVLAKRTRKMTHELNASTMPEFFEKRYGSKAMKIATALIIFVFLVPYSASVYQGLSYLFEKVFGIPFIYCMLSIAVLTGVYLLLGGYVATAINDFVQGIIMLIGLALMLFFVVSHPMVGGLGEGIRKLSEIPGDGENLVKIFSGQPLDLLSLIILTSMGTWGLPQMVHKFYAIKNDDAIKKATIVSTVFAVIIAGGAYFAGAFGRLFLDNTVPLYNGKPNYDMIMPNMLDIALPDALMGIIIILVLSASMSTLSSLVLVSSSAISLDLVQGVLFPKMKKEKVMLLMRVLCVVFIAFSFIVAITPNAILTLMSFSWGTVAGAFLAPFLYGLYWKGTTKAGAWAGFIAGFACSIGSTIYFGMNAALAPKIGAVSMIVSLIAVPVVSFVTSKLPQRHVDKVFDTIRSSTEAAS; from the coding sequence ATGTTAAAGTATGCATTTCTTTTGCTTTTTGTTGCTCTTATGGTCGGAGTCGGACTGTACAGCAAAAAGAAAGTAACCACAGTTCAGGATTTTTTTCTGGGTGGAAGGCAAATGGGCCCTTGGATCTCGGCTTTTGCTTACGGCACGACATATTTTTCAGCGGTCATTTTCATCGGGTATGCAGGTAAAAGCGGATGGAGCTTTGGTATCTCCGCCACTTGGATAGGCATAGGCAATGCCTTGTTGGGCAGCTTGCTTGCGTGGTTGGTGCTGGCAAAAAGGACCAGAAAAATGACCCATGAGCTGAATGCTTCCACAATGCCGGAATTTTTTGAAAAAAGATATGGCAGCAAAGCCATGAAAATAGCGACTGCTCTCATTATCTTTGTTTTCCTGGTGCCTTATTCCGCATCGGTGTATCAGGGATTGAGCTATTTGTTTGAAAAGGTTTTTGGAATCCCTTTTATTTACTGCATGTTGTCTATAGCGGTACTCACAGGAGTATATCTGCTTCTGGGAGGATATGTAGCTACGGCTATTAATGACTTTGTACAGGGTATAATCATGCTGATCGGCCTTGCGCTGATGCTATTCTTTGTGGTTTCCCATCCTATGGTTGGGGGCTTGGGCGAGGGTATCAGAAAGCTGTCGGAGATTCCCGGAGACGGTGAGAACCTGGTAAAAATTTTCAGTGGTCAGCCCCTGGATTTGCTTTCCTTAATTATTCTCACCAGCATGGGTACCTGGGGACTCCCGCAAATGGTTCATAAGTTTTATGCCATTAAAAATGATGATGCCATAAAAAAGGCAACGATAGTATCGACGGTATTTGCTGTTATAATAGCCGGAGGGGCATATTTTGCGGGTGCGTTCGGAAGATTGTTCCTTGACAATACCGTTCCTTTATATAATGGGAAGCCGAATTACGATATGATAATGCCCAATATGTTGGATATTGCCCTGCCTGATGCATTGATGGGGATTATAATTATTCTTGTGCTGTCGGCTTCAATGTCCACTTTATCTTCTCTGGTGCTGGTTTCCAGTTCGGCAATATCCTTGGATCTGGTTCAGGGAGTGCTGTTCCCCAAAATGAAAAAAGAAAAAGTTATGCTGCTTATGAGAGTTTTGTGTGTAGTGTTTATTGCCTTTTCTTTTATAGTAGCCATAACTCCTAACGCCATACTCACGTTGATGTCGTTCTCATGGGGTACGGTGGCCGGTGCGTTTCTTGCTCCCTTTTTATACGGCCTGTACTGGAAGGGAACCACAAAAGCCGGTGCATGGGCAGGCTTTATTGCCGGATTTGCTTGCTCCATAGGAAGTACGATTTACTTTGGAATGAATGCTGCATTAGCTCCTAAAATCGGAGCTGTGTCGATGATAGTTTCACTTATAGCAGTGCCGGTGGTGAGTTTCGTTACTTCCAAGCTCCCTCAGCGCCATGTGGACAAAGTATTCGATACAATACGAAGCAGTACTGAGGCAGCTTCATAA
- a CDS encoding ExeA family protein produces MFEQYYNFLHTPFTRDIPEKHLYSNPELEEVCSRLEYAARNRLFAVITGDVGTGKTTAIRKFVGALDSNRYKVMYISDSALTPRNFYWEVLNQLGCEAKFYRSDAKRQLTREISNLIEIQRRIPIIITDEAHLLSREMLEEIRFLLNFRMDSYNPMSLILVGQSELKDILKKQIYEAICQRIDIRYHMMPYDRQRTGEYIRKHLEYAGESREIFTDMAVDEIYEYSHGVPRKINRACTACLLHGAQVQKKIIDDHVVRLIVEEELNW; encoded by the coding sequence ATGTTTGAGCAGTACTACAACTTTCTGCACACGCCGTTCACCCGGGATATACCGGAGAAGCATTTGTATAGCAATCCGGAGCTGGAAGAGGTCTGCAGCAGGCTTGAGTATGCGGCCCGGAACCGGTTGTTTGCAGTGATAACGGGAGATGTTGGTACAGGAAAGACCACAGCCATAAGGAAGTTTGTTGGGGCGCTGGACAGCAACCGGTACAAGGTAATGTACATAAGCGATTCGGCGTTGACACCGAGGAATTTTTACTGGGAAGTATTGAACCAGCTGGGATGTGAAGCGAAATTCTACAGGAGCGATGCAAAACGACAACTAACGAGAGAGATCAGCAACCTGATTGAAATACAGAGACGTATTCCTATAATCATCACAGATGAGGCACACCTACTTTCAAGGGAGATGCTGGAGGAAATCCGGTTTTTACTAAACTTCAGGATGGATTCGTATAACCCAATGAGTTTAATCCTGGTAGGCCAGAGTGAGTTGAAGGACATCCTGAAGAAGCAGATATATGAGGCAATATGCCAGCGAATAGATATCCGATATCATATGATGCCATATGATCGGCAAAGAACCGGTGAATACATAAGAAAGCACCTGGAGTATGCAGGAGAAAGCCGGGAGATATTTACGGATATGGCGGTAGACGAGATATATGAATATTCTCATGGAGTACCGCGAAAAATCAACCGGGCGTGTACAGCTTGCCTTTTACATGGGGCACAGGTACAGAAAAAAATCATAGACGATCATGTGGTAAGGCTTATTGTTGAGGAAGAATTGAACTGGTAG
- a CDS encoding MBL fold metallo-hydrolase RNA specificity domain-containing protein: protein MKITFLGAAKTVTGSCYFIETSSCKMLVDCGMFQGSSKEETLNEEDFPFNPSELNYVLLTHAHIDHSGRIPKLYVDGFKGEIIATKATKELCEIMLPDSGYIQESEAEWKNRKRQRAGKPPVKPLYTYKDAVDCLKLFRSVKYDEMRNLTEDIRVRFRDAGHILGSSIIELWIREKGSEIKVVFSGDLGNKNIPILRDPTIIEDADYLVIESTYGNKVHGKSKDRVEDFVNIINETIDRGGNVVIPSFAVGRTQEVIYDLNKKREKYDARYDKFFNAPVYVDSPLATSATEVFRRNLDCYDEEAREYIENGDNPLDFPGLRFTKTPEESKALNEKKESMVIISASGMCDAGRIKHHLKHNLWRSESTILFVGYQAEGTLGRRLLDGAKTVKIFGEEISVNARIEMLEGLSGHADKEGLMSWLQGFKKKPEKVFIVHGEENVMADFSEAVKENLGVETVIPERGQSFVIGARGAMDEAEKLIPDVSFKRLAVIDILETLKEEFDFLSDEIINDLKQDKEDEEVDKLRARLKKLESEILDVLKQMG, encoded by the coding sequence ATGAAAATCACCTTTTTAGGAGCTGCAAAAACGGTGACCGGTTCCTGCTATTTTATTGAAACCAGCAGCTGCAAGATGCTTGTGGACTGTGGCATGTTTCAGGGCAGTTCAAAAGAAGAGACATTGAATGAAGAAGATTTCCCTTTTAATCCTTCGGAACTGAATTATGTGTTGCTGACCCATGCTCATATAGACCACAGCGGCCGCATACCAAAGCTGTATGTGGATGGTTTCAAGGGGGAGATCATCGCCACAAAGGCTACAAAAGAGCTATGTGAAATAATGCTGCCGGATAGCGGATATATACAGGAGTCCGAAGCCGAGTGGAAGAACAGGAAGAGGCAAAGGGCAGGGAAGCCCCCTGTAAAACCCCTGTATACCTATAAGGATGCCGTCGACTGTCTGAAGCTTTTTAGAAGCGTGAAATACGACGAGATGCGGAACCTTACAGAGGATATAAGAGTAAGGTTCAGGGATGCCGGTCACATATTGGGATCCTCAATAATAGAGCTGTGGATCAGGGAAAAGGGATCAGAGATAAAGGTGGTTTTCTCCGGAGACCTCGGAAACAAAAACATCCCTATATTGCGGGACCCGACCATCATAGAGGATGCTGATTATTTAGTCATTGAGTCCACCTACGGAAACAAGGTTCATGGAAAAAGCAAGGACAGGGTGGAGGATTTTGTGAACATTATAAACGAAACCATAGACAGGGGTGGAAATGTAGTAATTCCTTCCTTTGCGGTGGGTAGAACCCAGGAGGTAATATATGACCTGAATAAGAAGCGGGAGAAGTATGATGCGAGGTATGACAAGTTTTTCAACGCACCCGTATATGTGGATAGTCCCCTGGCTACCAGCGCTACCGAAGTGTTCAGAAGAAATCTGGACTGCTATGATGAAGAAGCGAGGGAATATATAGAAAACGGAGATAATCCCCTGGATTTTCCCGGCCTCCGTTTTACAAAAACTCCAGAAGAATCAAAGGCTTTAAACGAGAAAAAAGAGAGCATGGTCATCATATCAGCCAGCGGGATGTGCGATGCCGGAAGGATTAAGCATCATTTAAAGCACAACCTGTGGAGGAGCGAATCCACCATCCTGTTTGTGGGATATCAGGCAGAGGGGACACTTGGAAGAAGGCTTTTGGACGGAGCAAAAACAGTTAAGATATTCGGAGAAGAAATATCCGTAAATGCGCGCATAGAGATGCTGGAAGGCCTTTCCGGCCATGCCGACAAAGAGGGGCTGATGTCCTGGCTGCAGGGATTCAAAAAGAAACCGGAAAAGGTGTTCATAGTCCATGGCGAAGAAAATGTGATGGCCGATTTCTCCGAAGCGGTAAAAGAGAACTTGGGAGTGGAAACCGTAATTCCGGAAAGGGGACAATCCTTCGTAATAGGCGCCAGAGGTGCCATGGATGAGGCTGAAAAGCTCATTCCCGACGTATCCTTCAAGCGTCTGGCTGTTATCGACATTCTTGAAACCCTCAAGGAAGAGTTCGATTTCCTGTCGGATGAAATTATCAATGATTTAAAGCAGGATAAAGAGGATGAGGAAGTGGATAAACTCAGAGCCAGACTTAAAAAGCTGGAATCGGAGATACTGGACGTACTAAAGCAAATGGGGTAA
- a CDS encoding indolepyruvate oxidoreductase subunit beta: MQKLNIMIVGVGGQGTLLASKVLGHVAMKESYDVKVSEVHGMSQRGGSVVTYVKLGPKVYSPLVEKGEADIILAFEKLEALRWLEYLKDGGKLIVNDQEIDPMPVIIRKAKYPENILPRIKEKYANTISLDALSIARQCGNIKAVNTVLLGVLAKSTNIAKETWIESIKEVVPAKFVDVNLKAFEAGYAI, translated from the coding sequence ATGCAAAAGCTTAATATAATGATAGTTGGAGTAGGCGGTCAGGGGACTTTGCTGGCCAGCAAGGTTTTAGGCCATGTGGCAATGAAGGAGTCCTATGATGTGAAGGTATCCGAGGTGCATGGCATGTCCCAGAGGGGTGGAAGCGTTGTAACCTATGTAAAGCTGGGACCAAAAGTTTATTCACCGCTGGTGGAAAAGGGAGAAGCGGATATCATACTGGCGTTCGAAAAGCTCGAAGCCTTGAGATGGCTGGAATATCTTAAGGATGGCGGCAAGCTCATAGTTAACGATCAGGAAATCGACCCGATGCCGGTCATCATTCGCAAGGCGAAATATCCTGAAAACATACTTCCGAGGATTAAAGAAAAGTATGCCAATACCATTTCGCTGGATGCCTTATCTATAGCAAGACAGTGCGGAAATATTAAGGCAGTGAATACGGTTTTGCTGGGTGTACTGGCCAAATCCACGAATATAGCGAAGGAAACATGGATAGAAAGCATAAAAGAGGTTGTGCCTGCCAAATTTGTTGATGTAAACCTCAAAGCCTTTGAAGCAGGCTATGCCATATAG
- a CDS encoding M42 family metallopeptidase: protein MDYTELLKKLSTSSAVSGQENGIFSFVKSIFEEYCDHVEADKFFNIIGFKKGSGNGKKVMITAHCDEIGLMVKDIEDNGFVRVTTVGGIDARILLAQEVVIHGKKDLYGVIGAKPPHLLKPEEAQKAVKIKDLYIDTGIETSKLKEMVSIGDTITLKGSPSVLQGSRFSSKAMDNRASVLAMVETMKQLSTRKHDADVYFVATVQEEVGAAGAEIAAYNIDPDIAIVIDACHGEMPDCPKDSIFSLGKGPAIGVGPVLHRNLYRKLVDVAKEENIPYQIDVEPGNTGTEAWETQVSRSGIPTALLSIPVRYMHTPVETLDVNDVKNTGKLAADFVSMPAKEMEGLLCF, encoded by the coding sequence ATGGACTATACCGAATTGCTGAAGAAATTGAGCACGTCTTCCGCAGTGTCCGGTCAGGAAAACGGCATATTCTCCTTTGTAAAATCAATTTTTGAAGAATACTGCGACCATGTCGAAGCCGATAAATTCTTTAACATAATTGGTTTTAAAAAAGGGAGCGGTAATGGAAAGAAGGTAATGATAACCGCCCATTGCGATGAAATAGGCCTCATGGTAAAGGATATTGAGGATAATGGGTTTGTAAGGGTTACCACTGTAGGAGGGATCGATGCGAGAATACTCCTGGCGCAGGAAGTTGTAATACATGGGAAAAAGGATTTGTATGGTGTTATAGGTGCAAAACCGCCGCACCTGTTAAAGCCTGAAGAAGCTCAAAAAGCAGTTAAGATCAAGGATTTGTATATAGATACAGGAATTGAAACCAGCAAGCTGAAAGAGATGGTGTCCATAGGGGATACAATAACATTAAAAGGATCGCCGTCGGTGCTGCAGGGCAGCAGATTCAGCTCCAAAGCTATGGACAACCGCGCCAGCGTGCTGGCCATGGTGGAAACGATGAAGCAGCTTTCCACAAGGAAGCACGATGCGGATGTTTATTTTGTGGCCACCGTACAGGAAGAAGTAGGGGCTGCTGGAGCGGAGATTGCGGCATATAATATTGATCCGGATATCGCAATTGTCATAGATGCCTGTCATGGCGAAATGCCGGACTGCCCGAAAGATTCCATCTTTTCTTTGGGAAAAGGGCCTGCCATTGGTGTCGGACCTGTTCTCCACAGGAATTTGTACCGGAAGCTGGTGGATGTCGCCAAGGAAGAAAACATACCTTATCAGATCGATGTGGAACCTGGAAACACGGGGACTGAAGCTTGGGAAACTCAGGTATCCCGATCCGGCATTCCCACCGCGTTGCTGTCAATACCTGTAAGGTACATGCATACACCGGTGGAAACTTTGGATGTCAACGACGTAAAAAATACTGGCAAACTGGCTGCAGACTTTGTAAGCATGCCGGCTAAGGAAATGGAGGGATTGCTTTGCTTCTGA
- a CDS encoding UPF0236 family transposase-like protein — translation MYNSIQHFIGFGVKKIEEKVKKFVEKPTDLADLVLGLHEELLELGRNIVTEVLEDMDDYLRESASRKQNWEIVRKDRTGLLTSFGPISYERTYFKPKKGGKRQYLVDRIVGINPHDRVSADVVINAVEEAAESSYRKGGEKAAYMDEVSKQAVMNKVHELEVVQPSVEKRKDETPKILYIEADEDHVAQQGKKRHKTEDEWGASSTLMPKLVYVHEGIDHDVAVRPL, via the coding sequence ATGTACAATAGTATACAACATTTTATTGGTTTTGGTGTAAAAAAGATTGAAGAAAAGGTAAAAAAATTTGTTGAAAAGCCTACGGACCTAGCTGACCTTGTTTTGGGATTGCATGAAGAACTTCTTGAATTAGGTAGAAACATTGTTACAGAAGTTCTTGAAGATATGGATGATTATCTGCGGGAATCGGCTTCTCGCAAGCAGAACTGGGAAATTGTAAGAAAGGATAGAACAGGACTTTTAACAAGCTTTGGACCCATCAGTTATGAACGAACATATTTTAAGCCTAAGAAAGGCGGAAAAAGGCAATATCTTGTGGATAGAATAGTTGGTATCAATCCTCATGACCGAGTAAGTGCTGATGTTGTCATAAATGCTGTGGAAGAGGCTGCGGAGAGCAGTTATAGAAAAGGTGGAGAAAAAGCTGCATACATGGATGAGGTAAGCAAACAGGCTGTAATGAATAAAGTACATGAACTTGAAGTTGTTCAGCCATCGGTGGAAAAGAGAAAGGATGAGACACCAAAGATTCTGTATATTGAGGCTGATGAAGACCATGTAGCGCAGCAAGGGAAAAAGAGACATAAGACAGAAGATGAATGGGGAGCAAGTAGCACACTAATGCCTAAGCTTGTATACGTTCATGAGGGAATTGACCATGATGTCGCTGTTCGGCCTCTTTGA
- a CDS encoding M42 family metallopeptidase, protein MLLKELTELTGVSGNEYEVREYIKREAGKYDVDIKTDSMGNLIVFKKGKNPRYKVMLSAHMDEVGFIVTGYGEFGTIKFSTVGGIDSRILLGKKVLVGEKKIPGVIGCKPVHLQSKDERDSNLKISSMYIDIGVDKKEEAEKLAPLGEYIAFYSEYTEFGEDCIKAKALDDRVGCAVLLDALKYDYNFDLYACFTTQEEVGLRGAKVAAYTVDPDVALVLEGTTCSDVPGAEKYEYSTILGKGAALTLADATTYVDRNFVNYIYNLAVENNIEVQFKQTISGGNDAGSIHKSRSGVKVASISVPCRYIHSPVSVMSRKDFESVKSITNLVLAKFSQNLDVIKAIKEGRPVL, encoded by the coding sequence TTGCTTCTGAAGGAACTTACGGAACTGACCGGAGTATCAGGGAATGAATATGAAGTCCGGGAGTACATTAAAAGGGAAGCCGGGAAGTATGATGTCGATATAAAAACGGATTCCATGGGAAACCTCATAGTATTCAAAAAGGGTAAAAACCCCAGGTATAAGGTAATGCTTTCCGCCCATATGGATGAAGTCGGCTTTATTGTCACAGGATACGGTGAGTTCGGAACAATAAAGTTCAGCACTGTTGGTGGTATAGATTCGAGAATATTGCTGGGGAAAAAGGTTCTTGTAGGCGAAAAGAAGATTCCCGGAGTGATCGGATGCAAACCTGTACATTTGCAAAGCAAAGATGAAAGGGATTCCAACCTGAAAATCAGCAGCATGTACATAGACATTGGAGTCGATAAAAAAGAGGAAGCCGAAAAGCTTGCTCCTCTGGGAGAATATATAGCCTTTTACAGCGAATATACGGAGTTCGGGGAAGACTGCATAAAGGCAAAAGCTTTGGACGACCGCGTGGGCTGTGCTGTTTTGCTGGATGCACTGAAATATGATTATAATTTTGATCTGTACGCCTGCTTTACCACCCAGGAAGAGGTGGGACTCAGGGGAGCAAAGGTTGCGGCTTATACTGTTGACCCGGATGTGGCACTGGTTTTGGAGGGGACTACCTGCTCCGATGTTCCCGGAGCTGAAAAGTATGAATATTCAACTATCCTGGGAAAAGGTGCGGCTTTGACCCTGGCCGATGCGACCACCTATGTGGACAGGAACTTTGTAAACTATATCTATAATCTGGCAGTGGAAAACAATATTGAAGTCCAGTTCAAACAGACCATTTCCGGAGGGAATGACGCAGGATCGATACACAAGTCAAGAAGCGGCGTCAAGGTTGCATCCATATCTGTTCCATGCAGATACATCCATTCGCCGGTATCGGTGATGAGCAGGAAGGATTTTGAAAGCGTAAAGAGCATAACAAACCTTGTATTGGCTAAATTCAGCCAAAACCTGGATGTCATAAAGGCGATAAAGGAAGGACGCCCGGTATTATAA